The Erythrobacter aurantius genome includes a window with the following:
- a CDS encoding homocysteine S-methyltransferase family protein: MTLTPSEARQRLNAAAQERVLIFDGAFGTQIQERKLSEQDYAGDLGLPADQKGNNDILALTRSDVIEEITRSYLDAGSDVISTNTFSANRISQADYAAEDQVAAINIASGRIARALADEYAAKDGRPRFVSGAIGPTNKTLSLSPDVEDPGYREIDFDELTAVYKEQAAALVEGGVDFILIETVFDTLNAKAGIMAVKQLEAELGREVPVMISMTLTDLSGRNLSGHTVEAFWYAVRHAKPVTIGLNCSFGADQLRPHIQSLSAIADTLLMAYPNAGLPNELGEYDELPDTTAFLVRQWAEKGQANILGGCCGSSPAHIKAIAEAVTGLPPRAIPTPETAMRLSGLEAFVVAA; this comes from the coding sequence ATGACACTCACCCCCAGCGAAGCGCGCCAGCGGCTCAATGCCGCGGCGCAAGAGCGCGTGCTGATCTTTGACGGCGCGTTCGGAACTCAGATTCAGGAGCGCAAGCTCTCCGAACAGGATTACGCAGGCGATCTTGGCCTGCCCGCCGATCAGAAGGGCAATAACGACATCCTCGCGCTGACGCGGTCCGATGTGATCGAAGAGATCACGCGCAGCTATCTCGATGCGGGATCGGACGTGATCTCGACCAACACCTTTTCCGCCAACCGCATTTCGCAAGCCGACTATGCGGCAGAGGATCAGGTCGCCGCGATCAATATTGCTTCGGGCAGGATCGCGCGGGCGCTGGCGGATGAGTATGCGGCCAAGGACGGCCGCCCCCGCTTTGTCTCGGGCGCGATCGGACCGACCAACAAGACGTTGTCGCTGTCACCCGATGTCGAAGACCCGGGCTATCGTGAAATCGATTTCGACGAGCTGACCGCCGTCTACAAGGAACAGGCCGCCGCGCTGGTGGAAGGCGGGGTAGATTTCATCCTGATTGAAACCGTGTTCGACACGCTCAACGCCAAGGCCGGGATCATGGCGGTCAAGCAGTTGGAGGCGGAGCTAGGTCGCGAAGTCCCGGTGATGATCTCGATGACGCTTACCGACCTTTCGGGCCGCAACCTGTCGGGCCACACGGTCGAGGCATTCTGGTATGCCGTGCGGCACGCCAAGCCGGTTACCATCGGGCTCAATTGCAGCTTTGGCGCGGACCAGCTGCGCCCGCATATCCAGTCGCTTTCGGCGATAGCGGACACTCTGCTGATGGCCTATCCGAACGCCGGATTGCCCAATGAACTGGGCGAGTATGACGAACTGCCCGACACGACTGCATTCCTGGTGCGGCAATGGGCCGAGAAGGGGCAAGCCAATATCCTTGGCGGGTGCTGTGGTTCGTCTCCGGCGCATATCAAGGCGATTGCCGAAGCGGTAACGGGCTTGCCCCCTCGCGCAATTCCCACACCCGAAACCGCTATGCGGCTTTCCGGGCTTGAAGCATTCGTGGTGGCGGCCTGA
- the metF gene encoding methylenetetrahydrofolate reductase [NAD(P)H] — MTPTLDQLHEHRTAVDTPLFSGLPGDVAVSFEFFPPKSEKMEAQLWDAVQQLKPLDPSFVSVTYGAGGSTRERTHATVARIIAEAKLPAAAHLTCVGASKAEIREVAEHYWEAGVRHIVALRGDAGEPGAPFVPHPEGFASAAELVKGLKEIADFEISVAAYPETHPDADCPQADIDNLKRKLDAGATRAISQFFFSADTFFRFRDELAKNGIEQPVLPGILPVTNVAQARKFAGACGAQIPEWMDGLFEGLDERPAARQLVAATVAAELCRRLYAGGVRDFHFYTLNRPELAYAICHMLGKRPKGDAR, encoded by the coding sequence ATGACCCCGACACTCGATCAACTCCACGAACACCGCACCGCTGTCGACACGCCGCTGTTTTCGGGCCTGCCCGGAGATGTCGCGGTGAGTTTCGAATTCTTCCCGCCCAAGAGCGAGAAGATGGAGGCGCAATTGTGGGACGCGGTGCAGCAATTGAAACCGCTTGATCCGAGCTTCGTTTCGGTAACCTACGGTGCAGGCGGCTCCACCCGCGAACGCACGCACGCAACCGTCGCCCGGATCATCGCCGAGGCGAAGCTTCCGGCGGCCGCGCACTTGACTTGTGTCGGCGCCTCCAAGGCGGAAATCCGCGAAGTAGCGGAGCATTACTGGGAGGCAGGTGTGCGCCATATCGTCGCGCTGCGCGGTGATGCAGGCGAGCCGGGGGCGCCCTTTGTCCCGCATCCGGAAGGCTTCGCCAGCGCTGCCGAACTGGTGAAGGGGTTGAAGGAAATCGCCGATTTCGAGATTTCGGTCGCCGCCTATCCCGAAACCCACCCTGATGCCGATTGCCCGCAGGCGGATATCGACAATCTCAAGCGAAAGCTGGATGCGGGGGCCACCCGCGCGATTTCGCAATTCTTCTTTTCCGCCGATACCTTTTTCCGGTTCCGTGATGAACTGGCGAAGAACGGGATCGAGCAGCCGGTTCTGCCCGGTATTCTTCCCGTCACCAATGTCGCGCAGGCGCGCAAATTCGCGGGAGCTTGTGGAGCGCAGATACCCGAGTGGATGGATGGCCTGTTCGAAGGGCTGGATGAAAGGCCCGCCGCACGTCAGCTCGTCGCTGCTACTGTCGCCGCCGAACTGTGCCGCCGCCTCTACGCCGGGGGCGTGCGCGATTTCCACTTCTACACCCTGAACCGGCCTGAGCTCGCCTATGCGATCTGCCACATGCTCGGCAAACGGCCCAAGGGAGATGCCCGATGA
- the csgH gene encoding curli-like amyloid fiber formation chaperone CsgH, whose protein sequence is MRDLARRLALITPAFAIAAGGASGAGASSSDTRALALNVIESGDRVEVELIANSPVTQQVEYEIELTGSSHARHRGSTSIAAGNRQVLSTLKTNVGDGWCATVSVSEASGARYTLTAGDCALD, encoded by the coding sequence ATGCGCGATCTTGCCCGGCGCCTTGCCCTGATAACCCCGGCCTTCGCGATTGCAGCCGGCGGCGCATCGGGCGCGGGTGCCTCATCATCCGACACCCGCGCATTGGCGCTCAATGTCATTGAGAGCGGAGACCGGGTCGAAGTCGAGCTGATCGCCAATTCGCCGGTGACGCAACAGGTCGAATATGAGATCGAACTCACCGGCAGCTCGCACGCCCGCCATCGCGGCAGCACGAGCATTGCGGCGGGCAACAGGCAGGTGCTCTCCACCTTGAAGACCAATGTCGGTGACGGCTGGTGCGCGACCGTTTCGGTAAGCGAAGCGAGCGGCGCGCGATATACGCTGACAGCGGGCGACTGCGCCTTGGACTGA
- a CDS encoding curli assembly protein CsgF has protein sequence MLRFSAVVLALGLGAAASPALAQDLVHEPISPTFGGNPFNSNHILGIANAQNKTRDPDAVDRNSQSSIFARQLESRLLSALSSQIVDAIFGDNPQEQGTITFGGQTIEFFRSLDSVTLIIRDDDTGEETRIVIPLFIEVN, from the coding sequence ATGCTACGTTTTTCCGCGGTAGTTTTAGCGCTGGGTCTCGGCGCCGCCGCAAGTCCGGCTCTTGCACAAGACCTTGTGCATGAACCGATAAGTCCGACCTTTGGCGGCAACCCCTTCAATTCCAATCACATCCTTGGCATTGCCAACGCTCAGAACAAGACGCGCGATCCCGATGCCGTGGATCGCAACAGCCAGTCGAGTATTTTTGCGCGGCAGCTTGAATCGCGGCTGCTCTCGGCCCTGTCTTCGCAGATTGTGGATGCGATCTTCGGTGACAATCCGCAGGAGCAGGGGACGATCACATTCGGCGGCCAGACCATCGAATTCTTCCGCTCGCTCGATTCGGTCACGCTGATCATCCGCGACGACGACACCGGTGAAGAAACCCGGATTGTCATTCCTCTCTTCATCGAGGTGAACTGA
- the metH gene encoding methionine synthase, with protein sequence MNQQASSARFINIGERTNVTGSARFKKLIMADDYATAVEVARDQVENGAQVIDVNMDEGLLDAEHAMTTFLKLIAAEPDIARVPVMIDSSKWAVIEAGLKCVSGKPIVNSISMKEGEAPFLEQARKCMDYGAAVVVMAFDEVGQADTKARKVEICKRAYDLLTGIGFPPEDIIFDPNIFAVATGIEEHDRYGLDFIEAVREIKALCPHAKTSGGLSNLSFSFRGNETVRRAMHSVFLYHAIPAGLDMAIVNAGQLDVYDTIDPTLREACEDVILMRRADATERLIDLAESYKGKSVADEKAAEEWRGWPVERRLEHALVKGIDAHIVDDTEQARAAIADRGGRPIEVIEGPLMDGMNVVGDLFGSGKMFLPQVVKSARVMKKAVAHLIPYIEAEKELLPEAERSSKGTIIMATVKGDVHDIGKNIVGVVLQCNGYDVVDLGVMVPWQDILKSANENKADMIGLSGLITPSLDEMVTVAEEMQRAGMSMPLLIGGATTSKVHTALRIDPNYEGPVIHVLDASRAVGVASKLLSDTQRDAFVAEVADEYTHVRDARAGKAEKQLLTLEEARANFYDAYLSDKPAPPEKPGVHVFDDWSLADLREYIDWTPFFRAWELHGNYPAILDDEIVGESARSLKADADAMLDKIIDEKWLTARGVCGFWPCARDGDDVTIHDPEGETRTVLPFLRQQIRKSRDRANMCLADFIDPNGDWIGGFAVGIHGIEPHSARFQADKDDYSDILLKALADRFAEAFAEALHQHVRTDLWGYAPGEQLTNQALIKEEYRGIRPAPGYPACPDHSLKPILFDLLDAGTNAGLSLTESFAMWPTAAVSGFYFGHPESQYFGVAKIGRDQLEDYARRRGVDVAIAERWLRPNL encoded by the coding sequence ATGAACCAGCAAGCATCAAGCGCCCGCTTCATCAACATCGGTGAGCGCACCAACGTGACCGGCTCGGCCCGGTTCAAGAAGCTGATCATGGCGGATGATTACGCCACAGCCGTCGAAGTCGCGCGCGACCAGGTCGAAAACGGCGCACAGGTGATCGACGTCAACATGGACGAAGGTTTGCTCGACGCGGAACACGCGATGACGACCTTCCTCAAGCTGATCGCTGCTGAACCTGATATCGCGCGCGTGCCGGTGATGATCGACAGTTCCAAATGGGCCGTGATCGAAGCAGGGCTGAAGTGCGTAAGCGGCAAGCCGATCGTCAATTCGATCAGCATGAAGGAAGGCGAGGCACCGTTTCTCGAACAGGCGCGCAAGTGCATGGATTACGGCGCTGCTGTTGTCGTCATGGCATTCGACGAAGTCGGACAGGCCGACACCAAGGCGCGCAAGGTCGAAATCTGCAAGCGCGCCTATGACCTCCTCACTGGCATCGGCTTCCCGCCAGAAGACATCATCTTCGATCCCAACATCTTCGCCGTGGCGACCGGGATTGAGGAGCATGACCGCTACGGCCTCGATTTCATCGAGGCGGTGCGCGAGATCAAGGCATTGTGCCCGCATGCCAAGACAAGCGGCGGGCTGTCCAACCTGTCCTTCAGCTTCCGCGGCAATGAAACCGTGCGCCGCGCGATGCATTCGGTCTTCCTCTACCACGCGATCCCCGCCGGGCTCGACATGGCGATTGTCAACGCAGGGCAGCTCGACGTCTACGACACGATCGACCCGACCCTGCGCGAGGCGTGCGAGGACGTGATCCTGATGCGCCGAGCGGATGCGACCGAGCGGCTGATCGACCTCGCCGAAAGCTACAAGGGCAAGAGCGTCGCCGACGAGAAGGCGGCCGAGGAATGGCGCGGCTGGCCCGTCGAGCGGCGGCTGGAGCACGCGCTGGTCAAGGGCATCGACGCGCATATTGTCGATGATACCGAACAGGCCCGCGCCGCTATCGCGGATCGCGGAGGCAGGCCGATTGAGGTGATCGAAGGCCCCCTGATGGACGGCATGAACGTCGTCGGCGACCTGTTCGGCAGCGGCAAGATGTTCCTGCCGCAAGTGGTCAAGTCCGCGCGCGTGATGAAGAAAGCGGTCGCGCACCTCATCCCTTATATCGAGGCGGAGAAGGAACTGCTGCCCGAGGCCGAACGCAGTTCCAAGGGCACGATCATCATGGCGACCGTCAAGGGCGACGTGCACGATATCGGCAAGAACATCGTTGGCGTGGTGTTGCAGTGCAACGGCTATGACGTAGTTGATCTGGGCGTGATGGTGCCCTGGCAGGACATCCTCAAATCGGCGAACGAGAACAAGGCCGACATGATCGGCCTGTCCGGCCTGATAACCCCTTCGCTCGACGAGATGGTGACCGTTGCCGAAGAAATGCAACGAGCCGGGATGAGCATGCCGTTGCTTATCGGCGGGGCGACGACCAGCAAGGTCCACACCGCGCTCAGGATCGATCCGAATTACGAAGGTCCGGTGATCCATGTACTCGATGCGAGCCGAGCGGTCGGTGTGGCTTCAAAACTGCTGTCGGATACCCAACGGGACGCTTTCGTTGCCGAGGTTGCAGACGAATACACCCATGTGCGCGATGCCCGTGCGGGCAAGGCGGAAAAGCAACTGCTGACGCTGGAGGAAGCGCGCGCGAATTTCTACGACGCCTATCTGTCGGACAAACCGGCCCCGCCCGAAAAGCCGGGTGTGCATGTGTTTGATGACTGGTCGCTTGCCGATTTGCGCGAATATATCGACTGGACGCCGTTCTTCCGCGCGTGGGAATTGCACGGCAATTATCCGGCAATCCTCGACGATGAAATCGTCGGTGAAAGCGCGCGCAGCCTGAAGGCGGATGCCGATGCCATGCTCGACAAGATCATTGACGAAAAATGGCTCACCGCGCGCGGCGTTTGCGGGTTCTGGCCGTGCGCGCGCGACGGCGACGATGTGACGATCCACGATCCCGAGGGCGAAACGCGCACAGTCCTGCCGTTCCTGCGCCAGCAGATCCGCAAGAGCCGGGATCGCGCCAATATGTGCCTTGCCGATTTCATCGATCCCAATGGTGACTGGATCGGCGGGTTCGCTGTCGGCATTCACGGGATCGAGCCGCATTCCGCCCGGTTTCAGGCGGACAAGGACGATTATTCGGACATCCTGCTGAAAGCTCTGGCAGATCGCTTCGCCGAAGCCTTTGCCGAGGCGCTGCATCAGCATGTCCGCACCGATCTGTGGGGCTATGCTCCGGGCGAACAGCTCACCAATCAGGCGCTGATAAAGGAAGAATATCGCGGCATCCGGCCCGCACCCGGATATCCCGCTTGCCCCGATCATTCGCTGAAGCCGATCCTGTTCGATCTGCTCGATGCCGGGACAAACGCCGGATTGAGCTTGACGGAGAGCTTTGCGATGTGGCCAACCGCTGCTGTCAGCGGGTTCTATTTCGGGCATCCGGAATCGCAGTATTTCGGCGTGGCAAAGATCGGGCGGGACCAGCTTGAAGACTATGCGCGGCGCCGGGGTGTGGATGTCGCCATTGCTGAGCGCTGGCTGCGGCCCAATCTCTGA
- a CDS encoding CsgG/HfaB family protein, with translation MRSFAKIGFAAALALGLSGCMSVGQSGRDLLPEQTSLACFPKKTQTQNLLNQLPPPQRQVAIAVYGFTDQTGQFRPTNTGQILSRAVTQGAGSILVKALQDAGNRQWFTVVERERLDNLLKERQIIGEMRRRYLGEEQTDPNALPALLFAGVLLEGGIVGYDTNTVTGGAGAAFLGIGARTEYRRDTVTVYLRAVSVRTGEVLTNVQASKTIASQAIGANAYRFVAFRELLEAEWGITSNEPDQVALQQAIEKAVYGLVLEGVDLGLWRFSDMESTRALMETYRAERDGIYDARDVQEAVRRAGSLTALTVVDGGGDEDKGSWPSKIEA, from the coding sequence ATGCGTTCGTTTGCCAAGATTGGCTTTGCGGCGGCACTTGCTCTCGGTTTGAGTGGCTGCATGAGCGTTGGGCAGAGCGGGCGCGATCTGCTGCCTGAGCAGACCAGCCTCGCATGTTTCCCGAAGAAGACGCAGACGCAGAACCTGCTCAACCAGCTGCCCCCGCCGCAGCGGCAGGTTGCGATCGCCGTCTACGGCTTTACCGATCAGACCGGACAGTTCCGTCCGACCAACACCGGCCAGATCCTGTCGCGCGCTGTGACCCAAGGGGCGGGCTCGATTCTGGTCAAGGCGCTGCAGGATGCGGGCAACCGTCAATGGTTCACCGTTGTCGAGCGTGAACGTCTCGATAACCTGCTCAAGGAGCGCCAGATCATCGGTGAAATGCGTCGCCGCTATCTGGGTGAAGAGCAGACTGATCCCAATGCGCTGCCGGCGCTGCTGTTTGCGGGCGTCCTGCTCGAAGGCGGGATTGTCGGATATGACACCAACACCGTGACCGGCGGAGCCGGAGCAGCGTTCCTCGGCATCGGCGCGCGGACCGAGTATCGTCGGGATACCGTGACCGTTTACCTGCGTGCGGTTTCGGTGCGTACCGGCGAAGTTCTCACCAATGTTCAAGCGTCGAAGACGATCGCCAGCCAGGCAATCGGCGCCAACGCCTATCGTTTCGTGGCGTTCCGCGAACTGCTCGAAGCGGAATGGGGTATCACTTCGAACGAGCCGGATCAGGTCGCCCTGCAGCAAGCGATCGAGAAGGCGGTTTACGGCCTTGTGCTTGAAGGCGTTGATCTCGGCCTCTGGCGGTTCTCCGATATGGAGTCGACCCGAGCGCTGATGGAAACCTATCGCGCCGAGCGAGACGGAATTTACGATGCGAGAGATGTTCAGGAAGCCGTGAGGCGGGCGGGCTCTCTTACCGCGCTTACAGTCGTCGATGGTGGAGGGGATGAGGACAAGGGATCCTGGCCCTCTAAGATCGAAGCATAG
- the gcvT gene encoding glycine cleavage system aminomethyltransferase GcvT, whose protein sequence is MSDDHDIVEAFEELPLEKLPLDAWHRARGARMVPFAGYEMPIQFAGEHGGIVAEHNWTRESASLFDVSHMGQLALKGDNAAHELEKLLPGAISNLKPGKMRYSLLLTEAGGIIDDLMVTNTGPHIALVVNGACKWDDIAHLREHLPDEITLTHFDDFALLALQGPKAGEVLEAIIPGTAALTFMTAGLFEWNGTHVWVSRAGYTGEDGFEISIHEKRAADLADALVADERVRPAGLGARDSLRLEAGLPLYGHDLTINTDPVSADLAFALSKKRRAEGGYLGHKAVSARLADAEAGTLAQRRVGLLLDGRMPAREGADVYAGETRVGTVTSGGFSPTLGRPIAMAYVDGAHCAAGTALECEVRSKRLPATVSPMPFVPHRYYRGN, encoded by the coding sequence TTGAGCGACGATCACGATATTGTAGAGGCTTTCGAAGAGCTGCCGCTGGAGAAGCTGCCGCTTGACGCGTGGCATCGCGCGCGCGGGGCGCGCATGGTGCCCTTCGCGGGCTATGAAATGCCGATCCAGTTCGCGGGCGAACATGGCGGGATCGTGGCCGAACACAACTGGACCCGCGAAAGCGCCAGCCTGTTTGATGTCTCGCACATGGGCCAGCTTGCACTGAAGGGCGACAATGCGGCACACGAACTGGAAAAGCTGCTGCCGGGGGCGATCTCCAACCTGAAGCCGGGTAAGATGCGCTATTCGCTGCTGCTGACCGAGGCGGGCGGCATCATCGACGATCTGATGGTGACCAACACCGGTCCGCACATCGCGCTGGTTGTGAACGGAGCGTGCAAGTGGGATGACATCGCCCATCTGCGCGAACACCTGCCCGACGAAATCACGTTGACCCATTTCGATGATTTCGCGCTGCTCGCCCTGCAGGGGCCGAAAGCCGGCGAAGTGCTGGAGGCGATTATTCCCGGCACCGCTGCCCTCACCTTCATGACCGCCGGATTGTTCGAATGGAACGGGACCCATGTCTGGGTCAGCCGGGCCGGATACACGGGCGAAGACGGGTTCGAGATTTCGATTCACGAAAAGCGCGCGGCCGATCTCGCCGATGCTCTGGTGGCGGACGAGCGGGTGCGGCCGGCGGGGCTTGGCGCGCGCGACAGCCTTCGGCTGGAGGCCGGGCTGCCGCTCTATGGCCATGATCTGACAATCAACACCGATCCGGTCAGCGCCGACCTCGCCTTTGCGCTGTCGAAGAAGCGCCGGGCTGAGGGCGGATACCTCGGTCACAAGGCGGTTTCCGCACGGCTTGCCGATGCCGAAGCGGGCACGCTGGCGCAGCGCCGGGTCGGCCTGCTGCTCGATGGGCGAATGCCTGCACGTGAAGGCGCGGATGTCTATGCCGGCGAAACCAGGGTCGGCACCGTCACCAGCGGCGGTTTCTCGCCCACGCTCGGCCGTCCGATCGCCATGGCTTATGTCGATGGCGCCCATTGTGCCGCAGGCACCGCGCTCGAATGCGAAGTCCGCTCCAAGCGGCTGCCTGCCACCGTATCACCCATGCCGTTTGTCCCGCATCGCTATTACAGGGGGAACTGA
- the gcvH gene encoding glycine cleavage system protein GcvH: protein MPRYFTDEHEWIEIEDDVATVGITDYAQEQLGDIVFVELPEVGVTLDKGGDAAVVESVKAASDVYSPISGEVTEGNSALEEEPALVNSSPEEDGWFFRMTVADASELEGLMDEAAYKEFVANL from the coding sequence ATGCCGCGTTACTTCACCGATGAACACGAATGGATCGAGATCGAGGACGATGTCGCCACCGTCGGAATCACCGATTATGCTCAGGAACAACTGGGCGATATCGTCTTTGTCGAACTGCCCGAAGTGGGCGTGACGTTGGACAAGGGTGGCGATGCCGCCGTGGTCGAAAGCGTCAAGGCGGCGAGCGACGTCTACTCCCCGATCAGCGGCGAAGTGACCGAAGGCAATTCGGCGCTCGAGGAAGAGCCCGCACTCGTCAATTCCTCGCCCGAAGAAGACGGTTGGTTCTTCCGCATGACCGTGGCCGACGCCAGCGAGCTCGAAGGGCTGATGGACGAAGCCGCCTACAAGGAATTCGTCGCCAACCTTTGA
- a CDS encoding beta strand repeat-containing protein, with translation MMKKTILAGASIIALSVSAPAFAQSTSTIDQTGTDLAASVDQSGSGNDSEIIQDGTGISADVTQDGDDNLSGILQTDDGADLADPSAVVSQTGNGNESNLVQESTGDGAGLLTANVTQSFDGNTSGIIQTASGGATSNLDADVSQSNGATSTVLQSTTSTNGTNVTAIVTQDGLSESLITQVQSGTNTGATATVTQTGDDHFSRIDQTASARSQTATVTQTGANNSSEIDQVAASGGTATVTQSGTNGTSTILQDRFSLTATVNQDGDANSSEIIQDGAFSARVTVNQNVTNTAGGNNTSFVQVGPNNGGVDIDTVITQEGSDNTSTVNQEDVSRADVNVTQNGDGNTATVDQLQGGDTMFANVTQNGNGNDAQIEQTGDAGGAGSPNDAEILQNGSGSFAGIIQQGNARGEDAFIFQQATAVDNEAAILQTGDDAAGGAANNLAALIDQSGGSLNSSFIEQSGVTNTAENVQDGSDNTSIITQTGNHSFIAGVSTVFVDQIGDGNTSTFAQFGDGPNSTDIEQTGNGNTSNGSQGLNGEATGNSIALVQTGDGNTSTINQGDLTTSDVNLIDVLQEGIDNTSTISQNGSNHTIDVDQLATGASSTITQTGDANSATVAQYTDAHSSTVTQGGSGNSVTVTQGVPPIP, from the coding sequence ATGATGAAAAAGACTATTCTCGCAGGCGCATCGATTATCGCGCTTTCCGTTTCGGCCCCGGCCTTTGCCCAGAGCACCTCGACCATCGACCAGACGGGCACCGATCTTGCCGCAAGCGTCGACCAGAGCGGATCGGGCAACGATTCCGAAATCATCCAGGACGGCACCGGCATTTCCGCCGATGTGACGCAGGACGGTGACGACAACCTTTCGGGCATTCTTCAGACCGATGATGGCGCTGATCTCGCCGATCCCTCGGCTGTGGTTAGCCAGACGGGCAACGGCAACGAATCAAACCTCGTCCAGGAATCCACGGGCGATGGAGCAGGGTTGCTGACCGCCAATGTCACTCAAAGCTTTGATGGCAACACTTCGGGCATCATCCAGACTGCCAGCGGCGGAGCAACCAGCAATCTGGATGCCGACGTCTCGCAGTCCAATGGTGCGACCTCGACCGTGCTCCAGTCCACGACTTCGACCAACGGCACCAATGTTACGGCGATCGTGACGCAGGACGGCCTGAGTGAATCGCTGATCACGCAGGTCCAGAGCGGCACGAACACCGGTGCTACAGCCACAGTGACGCAGACAGGTGACGATCACTTCTCGCGGATCGATCAGACTGCAAGCGCTCGTTCGCAAACTGCAACGGTCACGCAGACCGGTGCAAACAACTCGTCCGAGATCGATCAGGTTGCCGCGAGCGGTGGCACCGCAACCGTAACCCAGTCGGGCACCAACGGCACTTCGACCATCCTGCAGGATCGTTTCAGCCTTACGGCGACGGTCAATCAGGACGGTGATGCCAACAGTTCCGAAATCATCCAGGACGGTGCGTTCTCGGCCCGTGTGACCGTGAACCAGAACGTGACGAACACGGCCGGTGGCAACAACACCTCGTTCGTGCAGGTTGGCCCGAATAATGGCGGCGTCGATATCGACACTGTCATCACCCAAGAAGGTTCGGACAACACATCGACCGTCAATCAGGAAGATGTATCGCGCGCTGACGTGAACGTGACGCAGAACGGCGATGGCAACACCGCAACCGTTGACCAGTTGCAAGGCGGCGACACCATGTTCGCCAATGTGACGCAGAACGGCAACGGCAACGATGCCCAGATCGAGCAGACCGGCGATGCCGGTGGCGCGGGCTCGCCCAATGATGCGGAGATCCTGCAGAACGGCAGCGGCAGCTTTGCCGGCATTATTCAGCAAGGCAATGCACGCGGCGAAGATGCTTTCATCTTCCAGCAAGCCACCGCTGTAGACAATGAGGCCGCGATCCTGCAGACCGGAGACGACGCTGCTGGCGGCGCTGCGAACAACCTCGCTGCATTGATCGATCAGAGCGGCGGTTCGTTGAACTCCTCGTTCATCGAGCAGAGCGGTGTGACCAATACTGCCGAGAACGTCCAGGATGGCAGCGACAATACGTCGATCATCACACAGACCGGCAATCATAGCTTTATTGCGGGTGTGTCGACAGTCTTCGTTGACCAGATCGGTGATGGAAACACGTCAACCTTTGCTCAGTTCGGCGATGGTCCGAACTCAACGGACATCGAACAAACTGGCAATGGCAATACAAGCAACGGTTCTCAGGGGCTGAATGGCGAAGCGACGGGCAACTCGATCGCTCTCGTTCAGACCGGCGACGGTAACACGAGCACCATCAACCAAGGCGATTTGACCACGTCAGACGTTAACCTGATTGATGTGCTGCAAGAAGGTATCGATAACACCAGCACCATTAGCCAGAACGGTTCCAACCACACGATCGACGTCGATCAGTTGGCGACCGGCGCGAGCAGCACCATCACCCAGACCGGCGACGCAAACTCGGCGACAGTCGCCCAATACACCGACGCGCACAGCTCGACCGTGACGCAGGGTGGATCGGGCAACAGCGTCACCGTGACGCAGGGTGTGCCGCCGATCCCTTGA